TCGACCAGATGATAATCGGGATGACTTGGTTCATTCGCGGGAAATATAAAGGCGCTAAGAACGTCTTAGGCTTGAGTCTAAGTCAAGGCCTTAAGAAACTCCTATCATCTAAGAATCGGCACTAAATGTGCCTTTCTAAAGCCAATTTCCTATTAATTTAATGCCAAAAGAAAGCATCAGCGTCGTTATTCCGGCCCGATTGGAGTCCAGTCGCCTGCCGGGCAAGGTTTTGCTCGAACTGGGGGGTAAACCCATGTTGCAGTGTGTTTGGGAGCGGGCCATGGCCATGAAAACGCCCAACGAGGTCGTCATTGCGACGGATTCCGAGGTCGTGCTCACCCTCGCGCAGGAGTGGGGAGCCACCGTGAAAATGACCCCCAAAGAATGCCCCAATGGCACCGCCCGCGCGGCTTGCCTGTTGGACGAACTTGCTGGTGACTTTATCATCAACCTACAGGGCGATGAGCCTTTCATGGAGCCCGAACTGCTGGATGCGCTCGTCGAAACTCGTCGCAATGCCGGTGGCGATGTTGTCACCGCCGTGCGACCGATCACCGATGAGGCTGAGCTGTTCAATCCCAACGTGGTCAAGGTTGCTCGTGGTCGTGAAGCGCGGGCGCTGCTTTTTTCACGCACGACGATTCCCTTTGTGCGCGACGTCCCGCAAAGCGAGTGGCTGTCAGCGCGGAAATTCTGGGCGCATATCGGCGTTTATGGTTACACCCGCAAGGCGCTGGAGCAGTATTCATCGCTCGAAACCGGCGACTTGGAAACCTCCGAAAAGCTGGAACAGTTGCGCTTTTTGGAGCACGGTTTCGCGATCACGGTGGTCGAGACGGAATATCGCTCAATCGGCGTCGACACGATGGAGGACCTTGAACGCGCCCGGAAGATGTTTGGGCAATAGAATGACAGGGTTGGCATTCCGCTGCTGATTTTTGTTACAAGCCCTTAGCTCCCCTCCTTGGCAAGGAGTGGTGTCTGCGCTTGCGCTGACGGGGTGGTTCAAGCGTTGGCCATGGAGGAAATGGACCACCCCTGCCCGGCTTGTGAAGCCGTGCCTCCCCTCCTTGGCAAGGAGGGGAGTTTTTTTAATTCTTAATAGAATGCTAGGGTGGCGTCAGTTGCCCGGGAAAAAGCGCAGGGGGACGTCGGCCATGACGCCGTGGCCGAACTCGCCAGGGTGGTTGTTCCAATTGTGAAGCTGAGAGTAGGGCGGGATGCCGCGATGCTGGAGGTTGAGCCATTCGGCGTAGGTGTCGGCCAGCCCAACGCCGTGCTTGGTGGCGAGCTCGTGCTGCGCGGAGACGTAGTCCGGCCAACGGTCGGCGTGGCCACCAGGCTTCATCGGGTAGGGCTGCATGCTGGTCATCAAAATGACTTCGATGTCGGCCTGACGCGCTGCCAAGACGATGTCCTCGATGTGCTGCTTGTATAGTTGATGATCCACCTTGGCGCGGCTGCCGTCGGACGGGCCGTCGGCGTCGTTGATGCCCATCATGATGATGAGTAGGTCCGGCTTGGCGGGCAGCACGGTTTGCTTGAGCGCTTGCAGGCCAAACTCCGTGCCTTTGCCGCCTTGCCAGGCCTTGATCTCGCTGATGTCGGCGTCTGGGTAGCGGGCTTTCAGCGTGTGCTGGAAACGCCCGCGCCAGTGCTTGGTGTCGTCGCTCCACCATTGGCCAGCCTCGGCACCGAGGGTCAGGCTGTCGCCCATGTAGGCGATGGAAACCGGTTCTCCCTTTTCCAGTTTGGCACGGGTCTGGGCGACGGCGTCCGGGTTGACCGGTGCCACGGGGTCCTGGGCGTCGATGGGTAAAATGAACTCCGCGTTCAGCGGCTCGTTGGCCGATTGCCAGGGGGCCAGGTAAACCCCGGCCAGCGGCGCGCAACCTTGGTTGGGCTCGGGCAGATACGGGCAGACAAAGCGCGACTTGCCCTCCTTGACGCTTACCTTGCCTTGGGTGTCGACTTGGATCAGGTCCAGGCGTTGCAGCACCTCTTGGTAGCGGACCTTGACCTTGCCCACGCCGGGTTGGCCAAGGCCGTTATCGAGATTAGCGACCTGGCCGCTCAGCTCAAAAACACGGTAATCCTCACCCTGCACGAAGGTTTTCGCCCCGTCCTCAGACGTCACGACGATGCTGTCCAGCGGGTATTGTCGATAGGGCTGGCCGAGGATGAGCACGCCGTTTTCGTCGGAACGCGGGGCGTAGGTGATCGCGCCGTTTTTATTCTTCTTCGGGTTTTGCCCGGGCCAGGGCAGCCAGTTATCCCATGCGGGATTGTAGTTGTCCGGGGTCATGGCAGTGACCGATTTATTTTCCGACTTCTGCGGGGCAAGGGTAACGGTAGTCGGCTGGACGGAGACGCTCTGGCCGTCAATTTCCACCGTGCCCGCGCTGACCTTGATCGTGAAAGGTTTACTGCCGGGCGTAACCTCCGGCAATGCGCCGAGTAGCGGGCCAGCGATTGCCAGCAGGGCGAAGCCCAAGGCGCAGGGGCGTGAAACGAGGAGGGGGATTCTCATGCAGCCAGCGTTAGATGATTCGTGTAATCAAGCAAGTCGAAATTCTTTGATCAATCAAGAGATTGTTAATTTTAATGGATGAACCGCCTCTTGACTCGTCATGAATTAGCATTGATTTTGTCTTATTCGCCATTTGCTTATTTCTTTCCCCAAAAGCGATTCTCCTTCATGTCTGATACTACTGACTCCGCCAGTTTGCGGCGCCGACTCGGCCTGATTGCCGGGCCTCTTGCATTTTTCATTTTGCTCCTGATACCTACTCCCGAAGGCATGAGCGCCGACGGGCAAAAGGTGGCCGCGATTGCTGCGCTGATGGCGATCTGGTGGGTGACGGAGGCCATCCCAATTCCGGCGACGAGTTTGCTGCCGATTGCGCTTTTCCCGACGCTCAAGATTATGTCTGCTGCGGACGCCACCGCGCCCTTTGCCAACCACTTGATTTTCCTCTTCATGGGCGGCTTCATGATCGCCATTGCGATGCAGCGCTGGAACCTGCACCGGCGGATCGCACTGCTGATTATTAAGCTCATCGGCTTTTCGCCAAGTCGTCTGGTGCTGGGTTTCATGGTGGCGACGGCGGTGCTTTCCGCCTTCGTTTCCAACACCGCGACCGCCGTGATGATGATGCCCATTGGCGTAGCGATCATTTCGCAGGCGACAGAGGAAATTGCCGCGCTCAAAATCGACGTCCCCGAGAAAGCCATGAACGCCTTTGGCATTAACCTGATGCTCGGCATCGCTTACGCGGCCTCGATTGGCGGCATCGCAACGATCATCGGCACCCCGCCGAACACCGTGCTCGCGAACTACCTGCAGTCAACTTACGGCTACGAGATTACCTTCGGCAAATGGCTGATGGTTGGCGGCCCGCTGGTGATCATTTTCATCCCACTCACCTGGCTTTGGCTGACGAAGGTCGCCAACTCAATGAAGGGCCTGGAGCTGCCCAATAGCGATGGCATCATCAAAGACGAGCTCGCCAAGCTCGGCGGCCTGAGCAAGGGCGAGCGCTACACCCTGATCGTCTTCGTATTAACGGCGGTTGCTTGGATCGTGCGCGGCTTTTTGAACGATTTGCTGCCCCCTGAAATATATGAGCACATCAGCTTCGTCTCGGACTCCACCATCGCCATGGCGGGCGCTATCGCGCTGTTCTGCATTCCGGTTGATTTGAAAAAATGTGAGTTCGTCCTGACTTGGGAAGCCGCAGCCAAGCTGCCCTGGGGCGTGCTGGTTTTGTTTGGCGGCGGTCTGTCGCTGGCGGCTGGTTTTAAGGAATCCGGACTGAGCGCATGGACGATCGATCAGGTGAGTTTCCTGCAGGGCATGCCGGTCATCGTGCTGATCTTTGGCCTGTGCCTGCTGGTGACCTTCCTGACCGAGCTGACCTCGAACACCGCCACGACCAACCTGCTGATGCCGGTCCTTGGTGGGGTGGCGATTGGCCTCGGCGAAAGTCCGCTGCTGCTGCTGGCTCCGGCGGCGATTTCGGCCTCATGCGCGTTCATGCTTCCGGTGGCGACACCGCCGAATGCGATTGTGTTTGGCTCGGGCCGGTTGACGATCCCCGATATGATGAAGAGCGGTTTTGCGCTCAATGTGATGGGTGTGTTCCTGGTTACGACGCTCGTATATTTTATTCTGGTGCCGGTCTTTGGCATCGTCATCGGCGAGCTGCCTGAGTGGGTGAAATAAGTGTGTTACTTTGCAATGCAAAGTAAGCAAGGCGGGCGGGTTCACCCAACTGCCACAATTCTGACACGGAATCGTTTCTTTTTTGAGTTTGCCAGTGCTTCGTCTGACCTGCGATTGGCAAGGGATGATCGCGTCAATGTATCTTCGGGCGGCTGGCTTTGCCGTCGTGACTCTTTGCGCTTCGGCGGCTTCGCTAAGCGCGGCTCGCTTTGGCGACTTCCTTTATGAAACGCAATTTGGCGAGGCGATTATCACGGGCTACGATGGGGCCGACGGCAGTGTGGTGATCCCCGCAATGATCAACGGACAGGCGGTGACAGAGATCGCTTTGGCCGCATTCTCGGGCCAGACGAACATCGTACAAATTCAATTGCCGGAGAGCCTGCTGTTCATTCGCGATGAGGCTTTTCAAAACTGCACGTCCTTGACCAATATCGCCATCCCGGCTGGAGTCATGGAAGTAGGGGAGGCTGCTTTTCGTGGTTGCACGAGCCTGAGTGAGGTAAAGATGGCAGAAGGCGTTTCGTTGCTGTTTGAGTCGGCTTTCGCGGATTGCGCTCTGGTGCGCGTGGCTTTGCCCGACAGTTTGCAATTCGTGGACCCCGATGTTTTTGCGGGCAATAGCGGACTGGCCGCCGTCTATTTCCTGGGGGATGCGCCCACCTTGAGCAGCGACTCGCTGGGTGCCGCAACCACGGCTTATTTTTTTGACGACGCGATCGGCTTTGCGAGTCCGACTTGGGAGTACGCGACAGGCTCTACGATCAGCACAGTAAACCTCGGCCAGTCCGGCCGCGTTGCCACCTGGCTGTTGACGGATCACCTCGATGCAGCGGGCTTACTGGAGAATCCAGACGCGGCACCGCAACCGCCGGCATTGAGTTATGCGTTCAACCAGGCCCCGGGCAAGCCGTTGTTTTTCGACAGCTTTCTGGACACCGACAGCAATGTTTTCGAGTTCACCTATTATGCGGGTCAGGATGGTGTAAGTTATCAACCGATGATTTCATCGGATTTAATTCGATGGGGCGATACTGGCGTTTCGGTTAGTCCGATGGACACTTCAGGCTTCCGCACCGCGACCGTCGATTACCACGGTGAGCCACTGTTTTTCAACGTGCAGGTTACGGTATCTCAGTAGTGTTACGGCCTCGTTTCTAAGTCGTAATTTGTGACAATCGACCGCAATCCCTGATGGATAGAGGGACTTCACAATCCCTTAACATTGCGTCACCGAATCTTAACTGCGTCACGCGCGTTGGGCGTTGACCGTGGCTGTTTAGGAGCCCTTTGAATACGGCGAAAAGTCAGACCGACTTTTTTTGAACGTAAATCCTAACAGCATGAAAATCCTCTCGACTGCACTATTTTCAGGCCTGTCTCTGGCAGCCCTGGGCGCGATGCCACCGATGTATGCGCAAGCCGCGGATTCTGCTTCGACGCTCACCATTAGCGCCGAAGACGGAATGACCGTTTTTGTCAACGACACTGGAGAAGCCTATGATCTCTCCGGCCTGACAATCGCCTTGGAGGGCATCTCCTCCGGCGTTCAGGGCGACTTCCAGATCGAAGAAACCACGATCATCATCACCCTGAGTGACGACAAGCCGGGCTTCACGTTCGGTGAAGGTTCCTCGCTGCCCGCCGGCGGCAAGATCGTGGTTCACTCCACGGGTGCCGTCTCTATCACCAGCGGCTACACAACGCTCGCTTACTCCGCAGGCAGCAAGTCCGCCAAGACGGGCTCGACTGGCGCACCGGTTAAGACTCCGCGTGTTGGCGCGACCTCTTACACGCTGCAAGTCCTGCACGCTTCCGACCTCGAAGGTGGCATCGACGCTATCGGCCGTGCGCCGAACTTCGCGGCGCTTGCCCAGCACTTCGAAGAAAACCCCGGTAGCGCCGACGGCACGATGATCCTTTCCGCGGGTGACAACATTATCCCCGGTCCGTTCTTTAGTGCCTCCAGTGACTTCTCACTTGAGGACGACCTGCGCGACGCCTACGAGTCCCTCTTTGGCATTTCCCTGACTGACGGTGTCGAAGGCAGCGAAATCGAAACCCGCAATGGTGCAATCGATATCACGATCATGAACATCGTTGGCTTCGATGCATCCGCCATCGGTAACCACGAGTTCGACCTCGGCTCCGAGACCCTGCGCGACCTGATCGAAGAAGAATTCGACAACGACCGCATCGACGATCCGTCCAACATCGTGGGCCCGGAAATCGAATGGCCCGGCACGACCTTCCCGTATCTTTCGGCCAACCTCGACTTCTCCGGTGACGCCGACTTGAGCGGCATCGTAACGAGCGACATCCTCGACGGCAACGCCTTCGCCTTCGATCCGGCAGACCTGAACAAGTTCCCGCAAAGCCAATACAACTCCACCAAGATTGGCAAAGCCGCGATCTTCTCCGTGAACGGTCAGAACGTCGGCATCGTCGGCGCGACGACTCAGCGCCTGAATGTCATTTCTTCGCCGTCCGGCACGGTTGTGGTTGGTGTTAATGACAACGACATGGCCTTGCTTGCCACGCAGCTTCAGCCCGTCATTGACCAGGTGCTGCTCGGCCTCGACGGCATCGCAGAAACCGCTGACGACGTGAACAAGGTCATCCTCGTGACCCACCTTCAGCAAATCGCGTTGGAAGAGGACCTCGCCACCCGTCTGACGGATGTCGACGTGATTATCGCCGGTGGTTCGGACACGCTTCTGGCCGACGCCAACGACACGCTTCGCCCCGGTGATGTGGCCGACGATGTTTACCCGGTTCAAGTCACGGACATCAACGGTGACACCACACTGATCGTCAGCACCGACGGCGAATACAGCTACCTTGGCCGCTTGAACGTGCCGTTCGACACCGACGGCTTGGTCGTGGTTAATGACCTCGATGACAGCATCAACGGCCCGGTTGCATCGACCGACGCCATGGTGCAAAACCTCTGGGGTGACCTCACCGCTCCCTTCGCTGCTGGCACACGTGGTGGTCTCGTGAAGGCACTCGTCGACGAAGTCGAAGGCATCGTGCTGGCGCAAGATGGCAACATCTACGGCTACACCGCTGAATACCTGGTGGGTGACCGCGAGCTCGTCCGCACGCAGGAAACCAACCTCGGTAACCTCACCGCTGACGCCAATCTTTGGAAGGCGCTACAAAGCGATCCGGAAGTCGTCATCTCCTTCAAGAACGGTGGCGGCATCCGCACCCCGATTGGCGTGGTTGACGGCATCACCGGCGAGCTCCTTCCGCCGCAAGGCAACCCGGCAGCAAGCAAGCCGGTTGGCGCAATCTCCGAGCTGGACGTCGCCAACGTGCTGCGTTTCAACAACGGCTTGGTGACCTTCACACTCTCCGGTCAGGACCTCCTTGAGGTGCTCGAGTATGCGGTTTCCCGCAGCTTCGCTGGCCGCACCGAAGGCCGCTTCCCACAGATCAGCGGCATGCAGTTCTCCTACTATCCGGTGATCGATAGCAACGATAACGGCGAGTATGACGCCGGCATCGACACGCCGGCCATGATCCGCTCCATCGCACTGATGGGCCTCAACGGTCGCGTAACCCGCGTCATCTATGACGACGGTGCCTTCGTGGACAGCGCTGCCACGGAAGAGTTCAAGATGGTTACCCTTAACTTCCTCGCTGGCGGTGGTGACGGTTATCCCTTCGCCGATCTGCAGAGTGACCTCGTCGACCTTGAGATCGGTGAAGTCGAAGCCCTTCAGGAATACCTGACCAGCAACTTCGGCACGGCAGGCCTCGCCTACAGCCAGCCGGAAATGGACCCGACTCAGGACGCCCGCATCCAGAACCTCGATGAGCGTTACGACTCCGTCGGCAACGACATCCCGGTTGCTCCGGCCGGTGCTCTGCGCCTGACTCCGGTGGCCACCTTTAATTCCGGTCTCTTTGATGAAGCCGGTGCCGAAATCGTCGCTTACCACGCAGGCACACAGCGCCTCTTCGTGGTTAGCAGCGCCGCCTCCGCCGCAGAGATCCGCGTCCTCGACGCCAGCAATCCGTCCAGCGGCGAGCTACCGCAGATCAACGCGATTGTCGCGCCTCAGCCAAACTTCGAGCCGAACAGCGTCGACACCTTCACCGGTGCCCTTGGTGACGCAGTGGCAATTGCCTGGTCCGACGAGTCCGGTGTTGCTGGCCGTGGTGTCGTGACGCTGCACAACCCGAGCACGCTGGCCATGATCGGTAGCCCGATCACCGTCGGCTTCCTGCCCGACATGCTCACCTTCACCGCCGATGGTAACCAGCTCGTCGTGGCCAACGAAGGTGAAATGGTTGGCTCTGACAATCCGGAAGGCTCCGTGTCGATCATCGACTTCAGCGGCAGCTTCGCCGTGGCAACCCATACCGAAGTTACCTTCGATCGCTGGAATCGCCGCGAGGATGTTCTCCGCTCACGCGGTGTTCTGCTGACGCAAATTGACGCCGGCCTCGCCGAGAACGTGGCTCAAGACCTCGAGCCGGAATACGTGGCCATCTCGCCGGACGGTGAGACTGCCTGGGTTGGCCTGCAAGAAGCCAACGCGGTAGCCATCATCGACCTCAAGCGTTACGCAGTGCGCAATATCCTGCCGCTTGGCACGATCAACTACGGTATGATTCCGCTCGATGCCAGCGACCGCGACGAAGGCGAAGACGACGAGCCGATCAACGTCACCTTCGAGCCCGGCCTTTACGGTCTGCCCCAGCCCGACGCGATCGCGTTTGTCGAATTCGAAGGCATGAGCTACCTGCTCACCGCCAACGAAGGTGACGCCCGCGACTTCGAAGAGCTCCGCTTCAAGGATATCGGCGACGCTGGTGAAACCACCTACGTCTTCGACCCAGCCGTTATTAGTACGCTGGCCCCGCTTCAGGAAAACGACCAACTCGGCCGCCTCGAAATCAACCTCGTGGCATCCGACCTCGATAAGGATGGCGACATCGATGTGCCGATGGTCTTCGGTGGCCGGTCCATGTCGGTTTACGAAGCCCCGGTTGTCGGTCGCTTCCGTCAGGTTGGTGGCACCAGCGCCAACGGCAACAACGACCTCGACGAGTTCACCGCGTCGATCTTCCCGAATGTCTTCCACTCCAACAACGACGACAACGACTCCCTCGAGTCGCGCTCGGACGCCAAGGGTGTGGAGCCGGAAGCATTAACCGTTGCCGAAATCGACGGCCAGACCTACGCGTTTCTCGGCCTCGAGCGCCAGAGCGCCATCATGATCTACAATGTCACCGACCCGCGCACGCCTCAGTTCGTGGCCTACGTCAGCAACCGTAACTACATGGTTGACGCAGACACCGAAGAAGCAGGCGACCTCGGCCCGGAAGGCATCGAGTTCATCCCGGCGTCCGACTCCCCACTGGGCGTTCCGACCATCGCGGTTGCCAACGAAATCAGCGGCACGGTCACGCTCTACAGCATCGAGTCCGGCATCTAAGCCAACCTTGTTTGACGCGGGGTTGACGCCGATCCGTCGGCCCCGCTTCCGACCTTTTAACCCAACAAAGTTTCCATCATTATGAAAAACATCCTGTTACTTGCGTCGGCCGCCTTGGTCGCGCCTTTGGCCTCGGCCGGGATTATCACACTGGATCCGATTGCAGGAAGCTTCACCACTGGCCCCTTGGCTGGTATCGACATCAGCGGCTTCATCGTCGTCAACGACAACGGCGTCACTACCGGCACGGCGGACACCAATCCGCTGACCACCGGCGATGGTTCCATCGATGATATGGGCTGGCAGTTCAATGCCGGCGGCCTGGTCTTCTTTGATCTGTTCGATGATCTCGACCCGTTCATCACCTTTGATATGGGGATGATCACCGGCATCGATTACTTTGGCTCCAACTTGAACGGCGAGTTCCTGGACATCACCTATGATGCCTACCAGCCGGACCTCTCCAAGGCCATTGCGGTGCAGTTTGAAGACAGCAACGGTAACATCTCCACTGGCACGCTCGCGTTGCCGGTCAATGTGCCTGAGCCAACGACCTATGCGCTGATCGCCGGCTTTGGTGTCCTGACGCTCGCTTACGTGCGTCGCCGCCGCCAAGCCTAAGCACTACGCAAACGCGTTTCCTTTCCAAGCCGCCCGGACCACGCCGGGCGGTTTTTTATTAGGGCGAGTCTTTGCTCAACCAAACAAGTCGCTATGGCTACCAGTCCGCTCGAGAAACAACGACTCGCCATCTATCCGATAGATCAG
This is a stretch of genomic DNA from Cerasicoccus sp. TK19100. It encodes these proteins:
- the kdsB gene encoding 3-deoxy-manno-octulosonate cytidylyltransferase → MPKESISVVIPARLESSRLPGKVLLELGGKPMLQCVWERAMAMKTPNEVVIATDSEVVLTLAQEWGATVKMTPKECPNGTARAACLLDELAGDFIINLQGDEPFMEPELLDALVETRRNAGGDVVTAVRPITDEAELFNPNVVKVARGREARALLFSRTTIPFVRDVPQSEWLSARKFWAHIGVYGYTRKALEQYSSLETGDLETSEKLEQLRFLEHGFAITVVETEYRSIGVDTMEDLERARKMFGQ
- a CDS encoding SGNH/GDSL hydrolase family protein; this translates as MRIPLLVSRPCALGFALLAIAGPLLGALPEVTPGSKPFTIKVSAGTVEIDGQSVSVQPTTVTLAPQKSENKSVTAMTPDNYNPAWDNWLPWPGQNPKKNKNGAITYAPRSDENGVLILGQPYRQYPLDSIVVTSEDGAKTFVQGEDYRVFELSGQVANLDNGLGQPGVGKVKVRYQEVLQRLDLIQVDTQGKVSVKEGKSRFVCPYLPEPNQGCAPLAGVYLAPWQSANEPLNAEFILPIDAQDPVAPVNPDAVAQTRAKLEKGEPVSIAYMGDSLTLGAEAGQWWSDDTKHWRGRFQHTLKARYPDADISEIKAWQGGKGTEFGLQALKQTVLPAKPDLLIIMMGINDADGPSDGSRAKVDHQLYKQHIEDIVLAARQADIEVILMTSMQPYPMKPGGHADRWPDYVSAQHELATKHGVGLADTYAEWLNLQHRGIPPYSQLHNWNNHPGEFGHGVMADVPLRFFPGN
- a CDS encoding SLC13 family permease codes for the protein MSDTTDSASLRRRLGLIAGPLAFFILLLIPTPEGMSADGQKVAAIAALMAIWWVTEAIPIPATSLLPIALFPTLKIMSAADATAPFANHLIFLFMGGFMIAIAMQRWNLHRRIALLIIKLIGFSPSRLVLGFMVATAVLSAFVSNTATAVMMMPIGVAIISQATEEIAALKIDVPEKAMNAFGINLMLGIAYAASIGGIATIIGTPPNTVLANYLQSTYGYEITFGKWLMVGGPLVIIFIPLTWLWLTKVANSMKGLELPNSDGIIKDELAKLGGLSKGERYTLIVFVLTAVAWIVRGFLNDLLPPEIYEHISFVSDSTIAMAGAIALFCIPVDLKKCEFVLTWEAAAKLPWGVLVLFGGGLSLAAGFKESGLSAWTIDQVSFLQGMPVIVLIFGLCLLVTFLTELTSNTATTNLLMPVLGGVAIGLGESPLLLLAPAAISASCAFMLPVATPPNAIVFGSGRLTIPDMMKSGFALNVMGVFLVTTLVYFILVPVFGIVIGELPEWVK
- a CDS encoding leucine-rich repeat domain-containing protein → MLRLTCDWQGMIASMYLRAAGFAVVTLCASAASLSAARFGDFLYETQFGEAIITGYDGADGSVVIPAMINGQAVTEIALAAFSGQTNIVQIQLPESLLFIRDEAFQNCTSLTNIAIPAGVMEVGEAAFRGCTSLSEVKMAEGVSLLFESAFADCALVRVALPDSLQFVDPDVFAGNSGLAAVYFLGDAPTLSSDSLGAATTAYFFDDAIGFASPTWEYATGSTISTVNLGQSGRVATWLLTDHLDAAGLLENPDAAPQPPALSYAFNQAPGKPLFFDSFLDTDSNVFEFTYYAGQDGVSYQPMISSDLIRWGDTGVSVSPMDTSGFRTATVDYHGEPLFFNVQVTVSQ
- a CDS encoding choice-of-anchor I family protein, with the translated sequence MKILSTALFSGLSLAALGAMPPMYAQAADSASTLTISAEDGMTVFVNDTGEAYDLSGLTIALEGISSGVQGDFQIEETTIIITLSDDKPGFTFGEGSSLPAGGKIVVHSTGAVSITSGYTTLAYSAGSKSAKTGSTGAPVKTPRVGATSYTLQVLHASDLEGGIDAIGRAPNFAALAQHFEENPGSADGTMILSAGDNIIPGPFFSASSDFSLEDDLRDAYESLFGISLTDGVEGSEIETRNGAIDITIMNIVGFDASAIGNHEFDLGSETLRDLIEEEFDNDRIDDPSNIVGPEIEWPGTTFPYLSANLDFSGDADLSGIVTSDILDGNAFAFDPADLNKFPQSQYNSTKIGKAAIFSVNGQNVGIVGATTQRLNVISSPSGTVVVGVNDNDMALLATQLQPVIDQVLLGLDGIAETADDVNKVILVTHLQQIALEEDLATRLTDVDVIIAGGSDTLLADANDTLRPGDVADDVYPVQVTDINGDTTLIVSTDGEYSYLGRLNVPFDTDGLVVVNDLDDSINGPVASTDAMVQNLWGDLTAPFAAGTRGGLVKALVDEVEGIVLAQDGNIYGYTAEYLVGDRELVRTQETNLGNLTADANLWKALQSDPEVVISFKNGGGIRTPIGVVDGITGELLPPQGNPAASKPVGAISELDVANVLRFNNGLVTFTLSGQDLLEVLEYAVSRSFAGRTEGRFPQISGMQFSYYPVIDSNDNGEYDAGIDTPAMIRSIALMGLNGRVTRVIYDDGAFVDSAATEEFKMVTLNFLAGGGDGYPFADLQSDLVDLEIGEVEALQEYLTSNFGTAGLAYSQPEMDPTQDARIQNLDERYDSVGNDIPVAPAGALRLTPVATFNSGLFDEAGAEIVAYHAGTQRLFVVSSAASAAEIRVLDASNPSSGELPQINAIVAPQPNFEPNSVDTFTGALGDAVAIAWSDESGVAGRGVVTLHNPSTLAMIGSPITVGFLPDMLTFTADGNQLVVANEGEMVGSDNPEGSVSIIDFSGSFAVATHTEVTFDRWNRREDVLRSRGVLLTQIDAGLAENVAQDLEPEYVAISPDGETAWVGLQEANAVAIIDLKRYAVRNILPLGTINYGMIPLDASDRDEGEDDEPINVTFEPGLYGLPQPDAIAFVEFEGMSYLLTANEGDARDFEELRFKDIGDAGETTYVFDPAVISTLAPLQENDQLGRLEINLVASDLDKDGDIDVPMVFGGRSMSVYEAPVVGRFRQVGGTSANGNNDLDEFTASIFPNVFHSNNDDNDSLESRSDAKGVEPEALTVAEIDGQTYAFLGLERQSAIMIYNVTDPRTPQFVAYVSNRNYMVDADTEEAGDLGPEGIEFIPASDSPLGVPTIAVANEISGTVTLYSIESGI
- a CDS encoding PEP-CTERM sorting domain-containing protein is translated as MKNILLLASAALVAPLASAGIITLDPIAGSFTTGPLAGIDISGFIVVNDNGVTTGTADTNPLTTGDGSIDDMGWQFNAGGLVFFDLFDDLDPFITFDMGMITGIDYFGSNLNGEFLDITYDAYQPDLSKAIAVQFEDSNGNISTGTLALPVNVPEPTTYALIAGFGVLTLAYVRRRRQA